A region from the Alnus glutinosa chromosome 5, dhAlnGlut1.1, whole genome shotgun sequence genome encodes:
- the LOC133868616 gene encoding 3-oxoacyl-[acyl-carrier-protein] synthase I, chloroplastic: MQALQSPTLRPSPVAPLHRKRSYHWGPTARSRVSVVSASASTPATVSAPRREKDPKKRVVVTGTGLVSVFGNDVDLYYEKLLAGESGIGLIDRFDASKFPTRFAGQIREFSSQGYIDGKNDRRLDDCLRYCIVAGKKALEDADLGGDKLSKIDKEKAGVLVGTGMGGLSVFSEGVKALIERGHRKITPFFIPYAITNMGSALLAIDIGFMGPNYSISTACATSNYCFYAAANHIRRGEADLMIAGGTEAAVIPIGLGGFVACRALSQRNDDPKTASRPWDIDRDGFVMGEGAGVLILESLEHAMKRGAPIIAEYLGGAVNCDAYHMTDPRADGLGVSSCIESSLEDAGVSPEEVNYINAHATSTLAGDLAEINAIKKVFKNTSEIKINATKSMIGHCLGAAGGLEAIATVKAITTGWLHPTINQFNPEPSVDFDTVANKKQQHEVNVAISNSFGFGGHNSVVAFSAFKP; the protein is encoded by the exons ATGCAAGCCCTTCAATCGCCAACTCTCCGGCCATCCCCGGTGGCCCCACTACACAGAAAGCGGTCATACCATTGGGGGCCCACCGCCAGGAGCCGAGTCTCCGTCGTTTCGGCTTCGGCTTCGACCCCAGCCACCGTATCGGCACCGAGGCGCGAGAAGGACCCGAAGAAGCGGGTCGTGGTAACCGGCACGGGCTTGGTATCGGTGTTCGGAAACGACGTCGATTTGTATTACGAGAAGCTGCTGGCGGGTGAGAGCGGGATCGGCCTGATCGACCGGTTCGACGCGTCCAAGTTCCCCACCCGGTTCGCTGGCCAGATCCGCGAGTTCAGCTCCCAGGGCTACATCGACGGCAAGAACGACCGGCGACTCGACGATTGCCTCCGCTACTGCATTGTTGCTGGCAAGAAGGCTCTCGAGGACGCCGACCTCGGCGGCGATAAGCTCTCCAAG ATTGATAAGGAAAAGGCGGGTGTGCTTGTAGGAACAGGGATGGGAGGTCTCTCGGTCTTTTCTGAAGGGGTTAAGGCTTTGATAGAGAGAGGTCATAGGAAAATAACCCCTTTTTTCATTCCCTATGCCATAACCAATATGGGGTCTGCCTTGCTTGCAATTGATATAGGCTTCATGGGTCCAAATTATTCGATTTCAACGGCTTGTGCTACCTCCAATTATTGCTTCTATGCTGCTGCAAATCACATCCGCCGGGGTGAGGCTGATCTGATGATTGCAGGTGGGACTGAAGCTGCCGTTATTCCCATTGGATTGGGGGGTTTTGTTGCATGCAGGGCCTTATCTCAGAGGAATGATGATCCAAAAACTGCTTCACGGCCATGGGATATAGATCGAGATGGATTTGTCATGGGTGAAGGAGCTGGAGTATTG ATCCTAGAGAGCTTGGAACATGCAATGAAACGAGGTGCACCGATTATTGCCGAGTATTTAGGTGGTGCTGTTAATTGTGATGCTTATCATATGACTGATCCAAGAGCAGACGGACTTGGTGTGTCCTCATGCATTGAAAGCAGCCTTGAAGATGCTGGTGTATCACCTGAGGAG GTTAACTACATAAATGCACATGCAACTTCCACTCTTGCTGGCGACCTGGCTGAGATAAATGCCATCAAAAAGGTTTTCAAGAACACTTCAGAGATCAAAATCAATGCAACTAAG TCAATGATTGGGCATTGCCTTGGTGCCGCTGGGGGTTTGGAAGCCATTGCCACTGTGAAAGCCATAACAACGGGATGGCTGCATCCTACCATAAATCAATTC AATCCAGAGCCTTCAGTTGACTTTGACACCGTTGCAAACAAGAAGCAGCAGCATGAAGTGAATGTTG CCATTTCAAATTCATTTGGATTTGGCGGGCACAACTCTGTCGTGGCCTTTTCTGCTTTCAAGCCTTGA
- the LOC133868622 gene encoding high mobility group B protein 14, with translation MTKNAKKSQLSRSSRASASAKAPKRASNDEMVLRVKSSEGMKRSARLSRVSDEEKRPRSAKKPKTKQKKKNDKFDAKKPKKPPTAFFFFLEDFRKEFQEQNPDVKSMRDIGKACGEKWKTMTYEEKVQYYDIATEKRADFDRAMADYIKRKESGEDQETEDSNSEFDE, from the exons ATGACGAAGAACGCTAAGAAGTCCCAATTATCTCGCTCATCTCGAGCTTCTGCCTCTGCCAAGGCCCCCAAAAGAGCGTCCAATGA TGAAATGGTGTTGAGAGTAAAATCAAGCGAGGGGATGAAGAGGTCGGCAAGGCTGAGCAGAGTTAGCGATGAGGAGAAGAGACCCAGGTCAGCAAAGAAGCCCAAAAcaaagcagaagaagaagaatgataaatttgatGCCAAAAAGCCAAAGAAACCGCCGActgcatttttcttcttctt GGAGGATTTTCGGAAGGAATTCCAAGAGCAGAATCCAGATGTCAAGTCAATGCGTGAT ATTGGCAAGGCATGTGGAGAGAAGTGGAAAACAATGACATATGAG GAAAAGGTTCAATATTATGACATAGCTACTGAGAAACGAGCAGATTTTGATAGAGCAATGGCAGATTATATCAAGAGAAAG GAAAGTGGTGAGGATCAAGAAACTGAGGATTCAAATTCAGAGTTTGATGAGTAG
- the LOC133868306 gene encoding transcription factor bHLH144: MQSDQHFFRKNALLPLANQVGNSYMHIPVASAVGAVLNSNAKHLTPFHGVELQPSEVCPKNFIIFDQTDQRSQVMFHPTIAHKFNGPGINIPATYVEDNFEVKEADHIEREISSPLKEDSDDIDALLSFEEYEQEEEEDDEEVSTARTNGDYGSTSPDSFSNYGSKPKKNRYSSSIQESSGTGDSSNSERKRQKMKKMVRALRGMVPGGNQMNTVAVLDEAVKYLKSLKVEVQKLGVGDLKN; encoded by the coding sequence ATGCAGAGTGACCAACATTTTTTCCGCAAAAATGCACTGCTCCCTCTTGCAAATCAAGTGGGGAATAGTTACATGCACATTCCAGTTGCATCTGCGGTTGGTGCAGTCTTGAATTCGAATGCTAAGCACCTGACACCCTTCCATGGTGTTGAATTGCAACCTTCTGAGGTGTGCCCAAAGAATTTTATCATCTTTGATCAAACAGATCAGCGAAGCCAGGTTATGTTCCATCCCACAATtgcccacaaattcaatggccCTGGCATCAACATCCCTGCGACTTACGTTGAAGACAATTTTGAGGTGAAAGAAGCTGATCATATAGAAAGAGAGATATCATCTCCCCTCAAAGAAGATTCAGATGATATAGATGCATTATTGAGCTTTGAAGAGTATGaacaagaagaggaagaagatgatgaagaggtTAGCACAGCACGGACCAATGGAGATTATGGAAGCACATCTCCAGATTCTTTCTCGAACTATGGCTcaaaaccaaagaagaataGATACTCTTCTTCGATTCAGGAGTCGTCCGGCACTGGTGACAGCTCCAACAGTGAAAGGAAGCggcagaaaatgaagaagatggtGAGGGCACTGAGAGGGATGGTACCTGGTGGCAATCAAATGAATACTGTTGCTGTACTAGATGAAGCTGTCAAGTACCTCAAGTCTCTCAAGGTCGAGGTGCAGAAGCTTGGAGTTGGGGATTTAAAGAACTAG